GTCGCCGGCGCCGACCTGCACCGTGACCTCGCTCTCGCCGCGAGCGTCCTGATACGACCCGACGTTCCCGCTGCTGGCCCCGCTCGGCCAGACCGGCTGTTCCTCCTGTGCCGCCGCGGTCCCCGTCGTCGCCGCCGTCGCTCCCGCGACGCCGGCCGCGCCGCCGGCGGTCCGGATGAACGTGCGCCGAGAGACGTCGTCCGTGCTCATACACCCCGGTTCGTGACGGCCTGTAGTGAATATGTTGATCCGAGGGCGGGCCCTTGACTCGCGCGCCGCCGCGATGGTCGCAATCGCCGCGATGGTCGCAATCGTCGCGGTCGCTCGCGTTTCGACCCGTTTATAATCGCCGCCGCACGCCGTGCGAGTATGACAGACGACGAGGGGCGGGCCGAACTCATCGCCGCGCTGCGAGCGGCCGACGCGGTCCAGTACGGGGAGTTCGAGCTCTCACACGGCGGCACGAGCGACTACTACGTCGACAAGTACCTCTTCGAGACCGACCCGGACGCGCTCCGGCTGATCGCCGCGGCCTTTGCCGACCGACTCGCCGACACCGACGCGACGCTCGCGGGCGTCGCGCTCGGCGCGGTCCCGCTCGTGGCCGTCACGGCCGCCGAGATGGGCCGCCCGTACGTCATCGCCCGCAAGCAGGCGAAGGAGTACGGCACCGGCAACCGCATCGAGGGGCGACTCGACGAGGGCGAGGAAGTCATCGTCTTAGAAGACATCGCCACGACCGGCCAGTCCGCCGTCGACGCGGTCGAGGCGCTCCGTGAGGCGGGCGCGACGGTGAACCGCGTCCTGGTCGTCGTCGACCGCGAGGAGGGCGCAGCCGACCTCCTCGCCGACCACGATATCGAACTGGAGTCGCTGCTCACGGCGACGGAACTGCTGGCGGAGCGAGACGCGGAGTAGCCTTTCTCCCGCGATTACGCCTCGGTCGTCTCCACGGTCGGCACCGCGACCCGATCGAGGACGTCGGCGATCACGTCCCGCTTGTCGGCGTCGTTGACGGCGGCGTCCGGCGTCAACACGAGCCGATGCGCGAGCGCCGGCTCCGCGACGCGTTTCACGTCGTCGGGCGTGACGAACTCGCG
This genomic window from Halorubrum sp. PV6 contains:
- the pyrE gene encoding orotate phosphoribosyltransferase translates to MTDDEGRAELIAALRAADAVQYGEFELSHGGTSDYYVDKYLFETDPDALRLIAAAFADRLADTDATLAGVALGAVPLVAVTAAEMGRPYVIARKQAKEYGTGNRIEGRLDEGEEVIVLEDIATTGQSAVDAVEALREAGATVNRVLVVVDREEGAADLLADHDIELESLLTATELLAERDAE